In a single window of the Azotosporobacter soli genome:
- a CDS encoding HpcH/HpaI aldolase/citrate lyase family protein, translating to MLNDLRRSLLFIPGNSPSMLQNGGVFEADSVILDLEDAVAPGEKDAARFLIAHSLRTVDYGQSEKMVRINPLDTFAAADIAAIVPCAPDALLVPKVESAEDILKVVAMVEAAEQPGQKPVKLVALLETPRGIVEAYPIAKSHERVVALALGAEDYTAGLGATRTREGQEIFTARTLVINAAAAAGIQSIDTPFTDANDDEGLKADTELCRHLGFNGKLSINPRQIDVIHGVFNPSSDDVDWAEQVLQAIRQAEAEGSGVASLNGKMVDLPIVNRAKRTLELARLVGLTGRDES from the coding sequence ATGCTAAACGATTTGCGTCGTAGCCTGCTCTTCATACCTGGAAATAGTCCGAGTATGCTGCAAAATGGCGGCGTATTTGAAGCGGATTCCGTGATTCTCGACTTGGAAGATGCCGTGGCGCCCGGCGAAAAAGATGCGGCGCGTTTTTTGATCGCACATTCGCTGCGCACCGTGGATTACGGACAGAGCGAAAAGATGGTACGCATCAATCCGCTCGACACGTTTGCCGCCGCCGATATTGCGGCGATTGTGCCTTGCGCGCCTGATGCGCTGTTGGTGCCTAAAGTGGAAAGCGCAGAAGACATTCTGAAAGTCGTGGCGATGGTGGAAGCGGCCGAACAGCCGGGGCAAAAACCGGTGAAACTGGTGGCTCTTCTCGAAACGCCGCGCGGCATTGTCGAAGCCTATCCAATAGCCAAATCGCATGAGCGCGTTGTCGCGTTGGCGCTTGGCGCAGAAGATTACACCGCGGGTCTTGGTGCGACGCGTACGCGCGAAGGGCAGGAAATTTTCACCGCGCGCACGCTGGTGATCAATGCAGCAGCCGCCGCAGGGATTCAATCGATCGATACTCCGTTTACCGATGCCAATGATGATGAAGGTCTCAAAGCCGACACCGAACTATGCCGTCATCTTGGCTTTAACGGCAAACTGTCGATCAATCCGCGCCAAATCGATGTGATTCATGGCGTCTTCAATCCGAGCAGTGATGACGTCGACTGGGCAGAACAAGTGCTGCAAGCGATTCGTCAGGCGGAAGCGGAAGGATCTGGAGTGGCGTCGTTGAACGGTAAAATGGTCGACCTGCCTATTGTCAACAGGGCCAAGCGAACGTTAGAGTTAGCCCGCCTGGTAGGTCTCACGGGGAGGGACGAATCATGA